One genomic region from Epinephelus moara isolate mb chromosome 8, YSFRI_EMoa_1.0, whole genome shotgun sequence encodes:
- the LOC126393930 gene encoding uncharacterized protein LOC126393930 codes for MGYTDSNVWLQWIVHTARNSKFSSCSCLACAAARPGLGTVPFPLNPDNDPKGFRCMLDLYKSDSATNCTILKLLFPPVSPQIKPPWFTPYTGNYTCLTRSKGTVSVGMLTTCNTIIDVIKGESNVTDGVVNDQTMARADVWWFCGGKTLRAKLPTDWKGTCAMVQLLMQTYILPYDTTTLEKVTTHNSHITKRNAPAGSFDNKVYIDAIGVPQGVPDEFKARNQVAAGFESLLAWWVTVNKNVDWINYVYYNQQRFLNFTKEAIGGIHQQLDKTSLMAWQNRMALDMLLAEKGGVCRMSLGFAFTLQFCERT; via the coding sequence ATGGGATACACAGACTCAAATGTATGGCTACAATGGATTGTTCATACAGCCCGAAACAGCAAGTTTTCCTCCTGCAGCTGTCTAGCCTGCGCAGCAGCCAGGCCGGGGTTAGGCACAGTGCCTTTTCCCCTTAATCCCGATAATGATCCAAAAGGGTTTCGCTGCATGCTAGATTTATACAAATCAGATAGTGCTACAAACTGCACCATATTGAAACTTTTGTTCCCACCAGTGTCACCACAGATTAAACCACCTTGGTTTACCCCGTACACTGGAAATTATACCTGCTTGACACGAAGTAAAGGTACCGTGTCAGTAGGGATGTTGACAACCTGTAATACCATCATTGATGTAATTAAGGGCGAGAGCAATGTCACTGATGGTGTAGTGAATGATCAAACCATGGCCAGAGCTGATGTATGGTGGTTCTGCGGAGGTAAGACACTCAGAGCAAAATTACCAACTGACTGGAAGGGAACTTGTGCCATGGTACAGTTACTAATGCAAACATACATTTTACCATATGACACGACGACATTAGAGAAAGTGACGACACATAATTCACATATTACAAAGAGAAATGCACCAGCAGGATCGTTTGATAACAAAGTTTATATAGATGCAATTGGTGTTCCTCAAGGTGTTCCAGACGAGTTTAAAGCCAGAAATCAGGTAGCTGCAGGGTTTGAATCACTCCTGGCTTGGTGGGTAACCGTTAATAAAAATGTGGATTGGATAAATTATGTGTATTATAATCAACAGAGATTTCTTAATTTCACTAAGGAAGCAATTGGGGGCATACATCAACAGTTAGATAAGACTAGTTTAATGGCATGGCAGAATAGGATGGCGTTAGACATGTTGTTGGCTGAAAAAGGAGGAGTATGTAGAATGTCCCTTGGTTTTGCATTCACATTGCAATTCTGTGAGCGGACTTAA